One segment of Streptomyces sp. TG1A-8 DNA contains the following:
- the era gene encoding GTPase Era, producing the protein MSVRTQSSEQPAEAVHRAGFACFVGRPNAGKSTLTNALVGQKVAITSNRPQTTRHTVRGIVHRPDAQLILVDTPGLHKPRTLLGERLNDVVRATWAEVDVIGFCLPADQKLGPGDRFIAKELAGIKRTPKVAIVTKTDLVDSKALAEQLIAVDQLGRELGVDWAQIVPVSAVGAKQVDLLADLLIPLLPEGPALYPEGDLTDEPEQVMVAELIREAALEGVRDELPHSIAVVVEEMLPREDRPADRPLLDIHANVYIERPSQKGIIIGPKGKRLKDVGIKSRKQIEALLGTPVFLDLHVKVAKDWQRDPKQLRRLGF; encoded by the coding sequence ATGAGCGTCCGTACCCAGTCATCCGAGCAGCCGGCCGAGGCCGTCCACCGCGCCGGCTTCGCCTGCTTCGTGGGCCGCCCCAACGCGGGCAAGTCCACCCTCACGAACGCTCTGGTCGGGCAGAAGGTGGCGATCACCTCCAACCGCCCGCAGACGACCCGGCACACGGTGCGCGGGATCGTGCACCGCCCGGACGCGCAGCTGATCCTGGTGGACACCCCCGGTCTGCACAAGCCGCGCACGCTGCTCGGCGAACGGCTCAACGACGTGGTCCGCGCGACGTGGGCCGAGGTCGACGTGATCGGGTTCTGCCTGCCGGCCGACCAGAAGCTCGGCCCCGGTGACCGCTTCATCGCCAAGGAACTGGCGGGGATCAAGCGGACCCCGAAGGTCGCGATCGTCACCAAGACGGACCTCGTCGACTCCAAGGCCCTGGCCGAGCAGCTGATCGCGGTCGACCAGCTCGGCAGGGAACTGGGCGTCGACTGGGCGCAGATCGTGCCCGTGTCGGCGGTCGGGGCCAAGCAGGTGGACCTGCTGGCCGACCTGCTGATCCCGCTGCTCCCCGAGGGCCCGGCGCTCTACCCCGAGGGCGACCTCACCGACGAGCCCGAGCAGGTGATGGTGGCCGAGCTGATCCGCGAGGCGGCCCTGGAGGGCGTCCGCGACGAACTGCCGCACTCCATCGCGGTGGTGGTGGAGGAGATGCTCCCGCGCGAGGACCGCCCCGCCGACCGCCCCCTGCTGGACATCCACGCCAACGTCTACATCGAGCGCCCCAGCCAGAAGGGCATCATCATCGGCCCCAAGGGCAAGCGCCTGAAGGACGTCGGCATCAAGTCCCGCAAGCAGATCGAGGCCCTGCTCGGCACGCCCGTCTTCCTCGACCTGCACGTCAAGGTCGCCAAGGACTGGCAGCGGGACCCCAAGCAGCTGCGCCGCCTGGGCTTCTGA
- a CDS encoding P-II family nitrogen regulator, which translates to MKLITAIVKPYRLDEVKTALQELGVRGLTVTEASGYGRQRGHTEVYRGAEYRIDLVPKVRIEVVVEDAVADDVIDAVVEAAQTGKIGDGKVWAVPVETVVRVRTGERGPDAL; encoded by the coding sequence ATGAAGCTCATCACCGCGATCGTCAAGCCGTACCGGCTGGACGAGGTCAAGACCGCCCTGCAGGAACTCGGCGTGCGGGGTCTGACCGTGACCGAGGCGAGCGGGTACGGCCGGCAGCGCGGCCACACGGAGGTGTACCGGGGGGCCGAGTACCGGATCGACCTGGTGCCGAAGGTGCGCATCGAGGTCGTGGTGGAGGACGCGGTCGCCGACGACGTCATCGACGCGGTCGTCGAGGCCGCGCAGACGGGGAAGATCGGGGACGGGAAGGTCTGGGCGGTGCCGGTGGAGACCGTCGTGCGGGTGCGCACCGGCGAGCGCGGCCCCGACGCGCTGTGA
- a CDS encoding ammonium transporter, which translates to MTLAAAHVNTGDTAWLLAATALVLLMTPGLALFYGGMVRAKSVLNMLMMSFVSIALVTVVWLAVGYSLAFGDDVGGGLIGGLGEAGMAHLTPGSVRGTVPTLLFATFQLTFAIITAALISGAVADRTRFPAWLVLVPVWTLLVYVPVTHWVWGPDGWIGSRLGALDFAGGLPVEITSGASGLALCLVLGPRLGFKKDAVRPHNLPMVVLGAGLLWFGWFGFNAGSALGANGLAAAAFLNTLAAGCTGLLGWLLVEHRRDGHPTTLGAVSGAVAGLVAITPSCGTVSLPGALVVGLTAGVVCSRAVGWKFRLDYDDSLDVVGVHLVGGVIGTLLIGLFAQRAMTGGTEGLLYGGGLVPLGKQLVAVVAVAGYAFTVSYGLGRLIDKVMGFRASEEEELTGLDLTVHAETAYDHGVLGHGAPVAHSVVAGAHKAPTAPTRKVESQA; encoded by the coding sequence GTGACCCTCGCCGCCGCCCACGTGAACACCGGCGACACCGCCTGGCTGCTCGCCGCGACCGCCCTCGTCCTGCTGATGACCCCGGGACTGGCCCTGTTCTACGGGGGCATGGTCCGCGCGAAGAGCGTCCTCAACATGCTGATGATGAGCTTCGTGTCGATCGCCCTGGTCACGGTGGTGTGGCTGGCGGTCGGCTACTCCCTCGCCTTCGGCGACGACGTCGGCGGCGGGCTCATCGGCGGGCTCGGCGAGGCCGGCATGGCGCACCTGACCCCCGGCAGCGTCCGCGGCACGGTCCCGACCCTGTTGTTCGCCACCTTCCAGCTCACCTTCGCGATCATCACGGCGGCCCTGATCAGCGGTGCGGTCGCCGACCGCACCCGGTTCCCGGCCTGGCTGGTCCTCGTGCCGGTGTGGACCCTGCTCGTGTACGTTCCCGTCACGCACTGGGTGTGGGGCCCGGACGGCTGGATCGGGAGCCGGCTCGGCGCCCTGGACTTCGCGGGCGGTCTGCCCGTCGAGATCACCTCCGGCGCCTCCGGACTCGCCCTGTGCCTGGTCCTCGGCCCGCGGCTGGGCTTCAAGAAGGACGCCGTGCGCCCGCACAACCTGCCCATGGTGGTCCTCGGCGCCGGACTGCTGTGGTTCGGCTGGTTCGGCTTCAACGCGGGCTCCGCGCTCGGCGCGAACGGCCTGGCCGCCGCCGCCTTCCTCAACACCCTCGCCGCCGGCTGCACCGGCCTGCTCGGCTGGCTCCTCGTCGAGCACCGGCGCGACGGCCACCCGACCACCCTGGGCGCCGTCTCCGGCGCGGTGGCCGGCCTGGTCGCGATCACCCCGTCCTGCGGCACGGTCTCCCTGCCCGGCGCCCTGGTCGTGGGGCTGACCGCGGGTGTCGTGTGCTCCCGCGCCGTCGGCTGGAAGTTCCGGCTGGACTACGACGACTCCCTCGACGTGGTCGGCGTTCACCTGGTCGGCGGAGTCATCGGCACCCTGCTGATCGGCCTGTTCGCCCAGCGGGCGATGACCGGCGGCACGGAGGGCCTCCTCTACGGCGGCGGGCTCGTCCCGCTCGGCAAGCAGCTGGTGGCCGTGGTGGCCGTCGCGGGGTACGCGTTCACGGTGTCGTACGGCCTGGGCCGGCTGATCGACAAGGTGATGGGGTTCCGCGCGAGCGAGGAGGAGGAGCTGACCGGCCTGGACCTTACGGTGCACGCCGAGACCGCTTACGATCACGGGGTCCTGGGCCACGGCGCCCCGGTCGCCCACTCCGTCGTCGCCGGAGCCCACAAAGCCCCCACGGCCCCCACCCGGAAGGTCGAGAGCCAGGCATGA